In one window of Photorhabdus laumondii subsp. laumondii DNA:
- a CDS encoding type IV toxin-antitoxin system AbiEi family antitoxin domain-containing protein produces MKKTTSLRDALRLIILNYHPKPIIALHELNMYIYMLYRDRMFDGIRIGKIQATEPDKRIMDDALEDMVNQGILSPIIPSFIWQISNKNQASAQQIACCLTPYSHLAYLSAMEWHGITDRIPHIVHLIQAPLNTARSLYQEHLLKDFPAISNMQPLMIRGFTPYEKIDGKELIFHTHRNYRKKQELHDSGGIRVSNIGETFLDMLREPDLCGGFSHVQDVFREYAGEYLPVIVKTVDKNGKGIDKARVGYLLEEVCGLTHRTIETWKKTVQRGGSRKLIASNPYKKTYSEVWCISINN; encoded by the coding sequence ATGAAGAAAACAACTTCACTGCGAGATGCACTAAGGCTCATAATTCTTAACTATCATCCTAAACCGATAATTGCTCTTCATGAACTCAATATGTATATCTACATGCTCTACCGTGACAGGATGTTTGATGGTATCCGCATTGGCAAAATCCAGGCAACTGAACCGGACAAACGAATCATGGATGATGCTCTGGAAGACATGGTTAATCAGGGAATTCTGTCACCCATTATTCCTAGTTTTATCTGGCAAATCAGTAACAAAAACCAAGCGAGTGCTCAGCAGATTGCCTGCTGTCTCACACCTTACTCCCATCTTGCCTATCTGTCCGCAATGGAATGGCATGGCATCACCGATCGTATTCCACATATTGTGCACCTGATCCAAGCACCTCTTAATACTGCCCGGAGCCTTTATCAGGAACATTTACTGAAGGATTTCCCCGCTATAAGCAACATGCAACCTCTGATGATCCGCGGGTTCACTCCATACGAAAAAATCGATGGCAAGGAGCTGATTTTCCATACCCATAGAAACTACAGAAAAAAGCAGGAACTCCATGACTCCGGTGGGATTCGGGTAAGTAACATAGGTGAAACCTTTCTGGATATGCTCAGGGAGCCGGATCTGTGTGGCGGTTTCTCGCATGTACAGGATGTGTTCCGTGAATATGCTGGTGAATACCTGCCTGTAATCGTCAAAACAGTTGATAAAAATGGAAAAGGTATAGATAAAGCCAGGGTAGGTTACCTTCTGGAAGAAGTCTGTGGACTAACCCACCGCACGATTGAAACATGGAAGAAGACTGTTCAGCGTGGAGGAAGCCGTAAATTAATAGCATCAAACCCTTACAAAAAGACATACTCCGAAGTATGGTGTATATCCATCAACAACTGA
- a CDS encoding addiction module antidote protein: protein MKSQEVKFSHYDTADYLQTEEDTAAYLEAVIEDGDPSLIAAALSDIVRARNISQLARNVGMN from the coding sequence ATGAAAAGCCAAGAAGTAAAATTCAGCCACTACGATACTGCCGATTATCTCCAAACAGAAGAAGATACTGCGGCGTATCTGGAAGCTGTGATAGAAGATGGTGATCCTTCCCTTATTGCAGCTGCTTTGAGTGACATAGTACGAGCCCGTAACATCAGCCAACTAGCAAGAAATGTTGGAATGAACTGA
- a CDS encoding Abi family protein, with product MPSIQSRIAHWGDLVADLQAKYLQFQNTADAEQILSQISYHHFKIYLHLFLDPASPGGKHYRPTAFFEHGVQIYRFDEELRAYLFKVIVGLEVKLRSRLDHTLAAHSNL from the coding sequence ATGCCTTCTATCCAAAGCCGTATCGCTCACTGGGGGGATCTTGTTGCCGATTTACAGGCTAAGTATCTTCAGTTTCAGAATACTGCCGATGCAGAACAAATTCTTAGCCAGATAAGCTATCACCACTTCAAAATTTACCTGCATCTGTTCCTCGATCCGGCTAGCCCCGGTGGCAAGCATTACCGTCCGACAGCGTTCTTTGAGCATGGCGTTCAGATTTACCGGTTTGATGAAGAGCTCCGAGCTTACCTTTTTAAGGTCATCGTCGGACTGGAAGTTAAATTACGCAGCCGTCTCGATCACACACTTGCCGCGCACAGTAATTTATAA
- a CDS encoding TcpQ domain-containing protein: MKNPVFFSLSWVLVMVLAGCAGQTQEATASGVSFHRSHQASPAVSDIYSLTPEVTRYDRYTLVSVGSQAVQREPLNQIINITMPVPLVQRIGDGLHYLLFGTGYSLCDTTATHFVKLIGRPLPAIQRKMGPIRLSEALQIVVGPAWRIRVDEVNREVCFVLRDEYRQFSETTVGRITQPKMRVPLQIASSPALSASTLSNSTLATPLPVKPLIAERPKTDTLQSSVTGGKSTTISSVSPTQPIKSLLSGSTPVATVPIGNIWRAETGTTLRGTLERWANTTDCPVGGHWVVVWSSPTDYRIDAPLMFKGNFESLLVQVFDLYRQAEKPLFAEVSRLQCLISVSDKPVTR, translated from the coding sequence ATGAAAAACCCTGTTTTTTTCTCACTCAGTTGGGTGCTCGTCATGGTATTAGCTGGGTGTGCCGGACAAACTCAGGAGGCTACCGCATCCGGTGTAAGTTTTCACCGTTCTCATCAGGCAAGTCCCGCTGTATCCGATATCTATTCTCTGACACCAGAAGTTACACGCTATGATCGCTATACCTTGGTGAGTGTAGGCAGCCAGGCTGTGCAGCGTGAACCCCTCAATCAAATCATCAATATCACCATGCCAGTACCATTGGTACAACGCATTGGTGATGGATTGCACTATCTGCTTTTTGGAACAGGTTATTCGCTGTGTGATACCACCGCAACCCATTTCGTTAAATTGATAGGCAGACCATTACCGGCTATTCAACGCAAAATGGGGCCGATACGGCTCAGTGAAGCGTTACAGATTGTTGTCGGGCCAGCATGGCGTATCCGGGTAGATGAGGTGAATCGTGAAGTGTGTTTTGTTTTACGTGATGAATATCGTCAGTTTTCCGAGACAACGGTTGGCCGGATAACACAGCCCAAAATGCGGGTACCGTTGCAAATAGCTTCTTCACCGGCGTTATCGGCATCTACATTGTCCAATAGCACATTAGCCACGCCGTTACCGGTGAAGCCCCTGATAGCTGAAAGACCGAAAACAGATACCCTTCAATCTTCTGTGACAGGAGGGAAATCCACAACCATTTCTTCAGTATCACCTACTCAGCCCATTAAATCCCTGCTGAGCGGCAGTACACCAGTGGCAACGGTACCGATAGGCAACATCTGGCGTGCGGAAACAGGAACCACTTTGCGTGGAACGTTGGAGCGGTGGGCTAATACAACGGATTGCCCGGTAGGGGGACACTGGGTAGTGGTGTGGTCGTCACCGACGGATTACCGCATTGATGCGCCGTTGATGTTCAAAGGCAACTTTGAGTCCTTGTTGGTACAAGTGTTTGATCTTTATCGACAGGCTGAGAAGCCATTGTTTGCCGAAGTCAGCCGCCTTCAGTGCCTGATTTCAGTCAGTGATAAACCGGTGACCCGGTAA
- the pilM gene encoding type IV pilus biogenesis protein PilM, with amino-acid sequence MGYVISAFALVFLLIAGGIQLRQAEQLHIDRDNARARILADQMLLLASAINHWRGGYASKNGTVDLRKLILPFQPDARIRHVISQGRLWVWMPEIPGLVTALRERTKGSMLIGEVRQGRLYGLSGQAIGFTLPDGISDGDVVYFN; translated from the coding sequence ATGGGGTACGTCATTAGTGCGTTTGCCTTGGTTTTTCTGTTGATTGCAGGGGGTATACAGCTGCGACAGGCAGAACAACTGCATATCGATCGTGACAACGCAAGGGCTCGAATACTGGCAGATCAAATGTTGCTGTTAGCCAGTGCCATTAATCACTGGCGTGGCGGCTATGCATCTAAAAATGGCACGGTGGATCTCCGTAAGCTCATTCTGCCTTTTCAGCCTGATGCCCGTATCCGGCATGTTATCAGTCAAGGCCGGCTCTGGGTGTGGATGCCGGAAATACCCGGTCTTGTCACCGCTCTGCGCGAACGCACTAAGGGGTCCATGTTGATTGGTGAAGTCCGACAGGGACGGTTGTATGGCTTATCCGGCCAGGCAATAGGATTCACTCTTCCTGACGGGATTAGCGATGGTGATGTGGTGTATTTCAACTGA
- a CDS encoding PilN family type IVB pilus formation outer membrane protein: MKNKWCSLRLCTCLAPLAAVTGMALMSGCTLPAVDNMAREASVQSRVAQQHLHQQHSLKQPGVTWVDKPWVNLKPVVQPVASVKLPSCQITIINSKVGLTLPELGQRITQLCGIRVTVAPDVLSRVSTTAGGLTRQMNRALPTADDKGRMPLDWLDDRDIHSINADERREPEVLTGLNWQGELTGLLDNIASRLGIAWKRDNRAVVFYRFETRTFQLNVLNTRTSSNASVASGSTSSMGTSGGSGNVNNSVSGEASSSQKTTVDLNSDLYEDIRKTVENMLTPERGRFWLSSSSGTLMVTDTPAVLDSVSRYVEEQNTVLNRQVLLNVQVLSVSTSRKEQMGLDWGLVYNSLHNLGATLSGSFSGMGSGTTSAGVSILESATGKAAKLSGSSLLIKALSEQGNVSVVTSQGSATTNLTPIPIQMADQTVYVAQSSTTTATDVGATTALTPGMITTGFNMTLLPLIQRNGDVQLQVAFNLSDPPTIRSFTSKEGNSYIEMPYTRLRSLSQKVNLRAGQALVLTGFEQADTRVTKTGTFTPGNFLLGGGQSGENQRSTLVILITPVLLD, encoded by the coding sequence ATGAAAAATAAATGGTGTTCACTCAGGCTTTGTACTTGCCTTGCTCCACTGGCGGCGGTAACAGGCATGGCGCTGATGTCCGGTTGTACCTTGCCGGCAGTGGATAATATGGCGCGTGAGGCCAGTGTGCAAAGTCGGGTAGCACAACAGCATTTGCATCAACAGCATAGCCTGAAACAACCGGGGGTAACCTGGGTAGATAAACCCTGGGTGAATCTGAAACCGGTAGTTCAGCCTGTCGCGTCGGTAAAGTTACCATCCTGTCAGATAACGATTATTAACAGTAAAGTCGGGCTGACATTACCGGAACTAGGACAACGCATTACCCAACTTTGTGGTATTCGGGTCACGGTAGCGCCCGATGTTTTATCACGAGTATCAACCACGGCGGGTGGGTTGACGCGCCAGATGAATAGGGCATTACCGACAGCTGATGATAAAGGACGTATGCCATTGGATTGGCTGGATGATCGAGATATACACTCAATTAACGCTGATGAGCGTCGAGAGCCAGAAGTCCTCACGGGTCTCAATTGGCAAGGGGAGCTGACGGGGCTTTTAGACAATATTGCCAGCCGGTTAGGGATTGCATGGAAGAGGGATAACAGGGCAGTCGTGTTTTATCGGTTTGAAACCCGGACATTTCAGTTGAATGTTCTCAACACCCGTACCAGTAGTAATGCCAGTGTTGCCTCAGGGTCAACCAGTAGTATGGGGACATCAGGGGGCAGTGGTAATGTCAACAATTCTGTCTCTGGGGAGGCCAGCTCTTCACAGAAAACCACGGTTGATCTGAACAGTGATTTATACGAAGACATCCGTAAGACAGTCGAGAATATGTTGACGCCCGAGCGTGGTCGGTTCTGGTTGTCAAGCTCCAGTGGAACGCTGATGGTAACAGACACGCCGGCGGTACTGGATTCGGTATCCCGTTATGTGGAAGAACAAAATACTGTTCTCAACCGTCAGGTTTTGTTGAATGTTCAGGTGCTGAGTGTCAGCACTAGCCGTAAAGAGCAAATGGGACTGGACTGGGGATTAGTTTATAACTCATTGCATAATTTGGGGGCTACGCTGTCTGGCAGTTTTAGCGGTATGGGCAGTGGGACAACGTCTGCGGGTGTCAGTATTTTGGAAAGTGCCACAGGGAAAGCGGCAAAACTCTCCGGTTCCAGCCTGCTGATAAAGGCGTTGAGCGAGCAAGGTAATGTCAGTGTGGTGACCTCTCAAGGAAGTGCGACCACTAATTTGACCCCCATTCCGATACAGATGGCTGATCAGACGGTGTACGTGGCTCAAAGCAGTACAACGACGGCTACGGATGTGGGAGCCACCACAGCTCTGACGCCCGGGATGATCACTACCGGGTTTAATATGACTTTGTTGCCGTTGATACAGCGTAATGGGGATGTTCAGTTACAAGTGGCTTTTAACCTGTCTGATCCGCCGACTATCCGTTCATTCACATCTAAAGAAGGCAATTCTTATATCGAGATGCCGTATACCCGGTTACGTTCACTGAGTCAGAAAGTGAATCTACGTGCCGGGCAGGCGCTGGTACTCACCGGATTTGAACAGGCTGATACTCGGGTGACTAAGACGGGAACCTTTACACCAGGTAATTTCCTGCTTGGGGGAGGACAGTCCGGAGAGAATCAGCGCAGCACGTTGGTTATTTTGATCACCCCCGTATTACTGGATTGA
- the pilO2 gene encoding type 4b pilus protein PilO2 translates to MKSIDLEISGEIPEVTVVKADRHCWIGGLRWSPYVKVKRGPRRRQRVRPVASRSQYIDVHLVVGNRSGRRQQTARMMGTGIIRKLYCRHTPYSLAIAFLSHSGPNGYGIYDLGEGQWLFLATQKGLPSVMADIVGTRENVNAALSRFLTFNPAPDKSWRVVSDPDNPAHWRSIISALSAHQYRMCRLQRRWRSPLLLMAVFISLLIVVWVLLQSGKSPDERLPMTETVQVRAARLFEETPKPVDLPHPWADKPLLPAFLARCVMTSRTIPVLLAGWRLTAGSCRKDGVRLHYEIMPGGTAAHFVQRVQSVFKQSPVFDLVQGAKEGRVFLPWKPLPVRNETVPAVSVQLMKMVSNFQQWQIPLTLNELTPASALPGDGQSIPSQDWREYLFSFSSRVMPAWLFAELDDTGLRMNSLTFTLTSQGQLTYQTEGYIYARK, encoded by the coding sequence ATGAAAAGCATCGATTTAGAAATATCCGGTGAGATACCCGAAGTCACGGTTGTAAAGGCCGATCGCCATTGTTGGATCGGTGGCCTGCGTTGGTCACCGTACGTGAAAGTAAAACGGGGACCCCGCAGAAGGCAACGTGTTCGTCCGGTAGCCAGTCGATCTCAATACATCGATGTACATCTGGTCGTGGGCAATCGTTCGGGGAGACGTCAGCAGACTGCTCGTATGATGGGGACGGGAATAATCAGGAAATTGTATTGCCGTCACACACCGTATTCTTTAGCCATCGCTTTTTTATCGCATTCCGGCCCAAACGGGTACGGGATCTATGATTTGGGCGAAGGGCAATGGTTATTTTTGGCAACGCAGAAGGGTTTGCCGTCCGTGATGGCCGATATTGTCGGAACCCGCGAGAATGTCAATGCAGCACTGTCCCGTTTTTTAACGTTTAACCCGGCTCCAGATAAAAGCTGGCGGGTGGTATCTGACCCTGATAATCCGGCGCATTGGCGCTCAATAATTTCTGCTTTGTCGGCTCATCAGTATCGGATGTGTCGCCTGCAACGGCGGTGGCGGTCACCATTATTGTTGATGGCTGTATTCATCTCTTTGTTGATTGTCGTATGGGTGTTATTGCAGTCAGGAAAATCTCCCGATGAGAGATTACCGATGACTGAAACCGTTCAAGTCAGGGCAGCACGATTGTTTGAAGAAACGCCAAAACCGGTTGACTTACCTCATCCGTGGGCCGATAAGCCGTTGTTACCCGCGTTTTTGGCACGTTGTGTCATGACCAGTCGGACGATCCCGGTGTTATTGGCGGGTTGGCGCTTGACGGCAGGTTCATGCCGAAAAGATGGCGTCCGCCTTCACTACGAGATTATGCCTGGCGGTACAGCAGCGCATTTTGTTCAGCGTGTACAGAGTGTATTTAAGCAGTCACCGGTTTTTGACCTGGTTCAGGGCGCAAAAGAAGGCCGGGTATTCCTGCCGTGGAAACCTTTGCCGGTTCGCAATGAAACGGTGCCTGCTGTTTCAGTACAGTTGATGAAGATGGTTTCGAATTTCCAGCAATGGCAGATCCCTCTGACGTTAAATGAACTTACTCCCGCATCGGCATTACCGGGCGACGGGCAATCTATACCTTCCCAGGATTGGCGAGAATACCTGTTCAGCTTCAGTAGTCGGGTGATGCCAGCATGGCTATTTGCTGAACTGGATGATACAGGGCTGCGAATGA